The Anopheles coluzzii chromosome 2, AcolN3, whole genome shotgun sequence genome window below encodes:
- the LOC120947354 gene encoding lysyl oxidase homolog 3A-like: protein MSSLLVWCALLQTLLLVTLRLGDCAIAVDANRTSALEEARLQRENLVRKYLKRLKKEEGALKLIGGRGDFEGNVEVFHAGKWGAICDDEWDQAEAEVVCRQLGFPGYVKPTHTGHFGRAKRKFWMDNLWCGGKEAELTDCRFDGWGANDCESGEAAGVICKQHDTDATTTSKPVPVELKVPKERFGQRLELRLVGGRVEGEGRVEVRIVDGPGGAGPWGSVCGDGWGLLEGNVVCRQLNLGYANNAVQTDFFSDEADGKGLPERVLLSGTECYGNESTLADCLHDPIGWDTVATCSERKGHVAAVTCVPAMADLVFDHVEMEQSLHLEDRLMYLLQCAMEENCVATQAYEIQRDNPNWHLETRRLLKFTARVVNMGTADFRPHIPKHLWEWHLCHMHYHSMEVFATFDVIDGQGRKVAEGHKASFCLEDNQCLPGVEPRYACANYGDQGISVNCSDIYRHNIDCQWVDISELDFGEYTMRVAINPEFKVPEMRFDNNAATCRLLYTQTYARVFDCKHERP, encoded by the exons ATGTCGTCACTGCTGGTGTGGTGTGCTCTGCTGCAGACGCTGCTACTAGTTACACTCCGCCTCGGTGATTGTGCCATTGCCGTCGACGCCAATCGTACGTCCGCCCTGGAGGAGGCTCGATTGCAGCGGGAAAATCTGGTGCGAAAGTATCTGAAGCGGCTAAAGAAGGAGGAGGGCGCTCTGAAGCTGATCGGAGGTCGCGGAGATTTCGAGG GCAATGTGGAAGTATTTCACGCCGGCAAATGGGGCGCGATTTGTGATGACGAATGGGACCAGGCCGAGGCGGAGGTGGTATGTCGGCAGCTGGGCTTCCCGGGCTACGTGAAGCCGACGCACACGGGACACTTTGGACGGGCGAAGCGAAAGTTCTGGATGGACAATCTGTGGTGCGGCGGCAAGGAAGCGGAACTGACGGACTGTCGCTTCGATGGCTGGGGCGCGAACGACTGCGAGTCGGGCGAGGCGGCGGGTGTGATTTGCAAGCAGCACGACACGGACGCTACCACCACGAGCAAACCGGTCCCGGTGGAGCTGAAAGTGCCGAAGGAACGGTTCGGCCAGCGGCTCGAGTTACGGCTCGTGGGAGGGCGTGTAGAGGGCGAGGGGCGCGTGGAAGTGCGGATCGTGGATGGACCCGGTGGAGCCGGCCCGTGGGGTAGTGTGTGCGGCGATGGCTGGGGTTTGCTGGAGGGTAATGTCGTGTGCCGGCAGCTGAATCTCGGCTACGCCAACAACGCCGTCCAGACGGACTTCTTCTCAGACGAGGCGGACGGGAAAGGGCTGCCGGAGCGCGTGCTGCTGAGCGGGACGGAGTGCTACGGGAACGAAAGTACGCTCGCGGACTGTCTGCACGATCCGATTGGCTGGGATACAGTGGCAACGTGCAGCGAGCGAAAGGGTCACGTGGCGGCCGTTACCTGCGTACCGGCCATGGCCGATCTTGTGTTTGATCACGTCGAGATGGAACAGTCGCTGCATCTGGAGGACCGCCTGATGTATCTGCTGCAGTGCGCGATGGAGGAAAACTGTGTGGCCACGCAGGCCTACGAGATCCAGCGGGACAATCCCAACTGGCATCTGGAGACGCGCCGACTGCTCAAGTTCACGGCACGCGTTGTCAACATGGGGACGGCCGACTTTCGTCCGCACATCCCGAAGCACCTGTGGGAGTGGCATCTGTGCCACATGCACTACCACAGCATGGAGGTGTTTGCAACGTTCGACGTGATCGATGGCCAGGGGCGGAAGGTGGCCGAGGGGCACAAGGCTTCGTTCTGTCTGGAGGACAATCAGTGTTTGCCGGGCGTCGAGCCACGGTACGCCTGTGCGAACTACGGCGACCAGGGCATCTCGGTGAACTGTTCCGACATCTACCGGCACAACATCGACTGCCAGTGGGTGGACATTAGCGAGCTGGACTTTGGCGAGTACACGATGCGGGTGGCGATCAATCCGGAGTTCAAGGTGCCGGAGATGCGGTTCGACAACAATGCGGCCACCTGTCGGCTCCTCTACACGCAAAcgtacgcgcgcgtgtttgaCTGTAAGCACGAGCGTCCTTGA